One region of Danio rerio strain Tuebingen ecotype United States chromosome 5, GRCz12tu, whole genome shotgun sequence genomic DNA includes:
- the fastkd5 gene encoding FAST kinase domain-containing protein 5, mitochondrial isoform X1, with amino-acid sequence MQSVWIQNTTERYLLLMSANVLLHNVAKRRLCAHVQRLSFLKTQRLSSHVDNGEQKREERESLLLCKHSSYYQTRTSRSSHFSYLKTGKKIPGSLPSIPTFCQQGNSYSISSRNTLLNISGSESNQEALPKPNTNPSVSPDPRAFQRCRLDYSNMTHDISQRSSTSDLNEALVILNKVTILKNNMGASDITSFLHKLSQIPLKDTAVVRRDPRFSMLLQYSVAIIHTFTPQQLLDILKAFVNLDLPRSHSVLASYEAEFCEQASEMNLHQLLLAADLWRCLVRNVPKYLKKLYDNVSQNLNQMSPPELVQLIYIIGESRGCPETLVKSIESLLMRHLNELKPEELGAVCLGLFKAQTSLSERAVQRLVDRSLVVVKDMSDFGIVNVMKYLRFSYLDHLPWLEAMGVEVPRRAPQMEAQGLMHIILGFSALHYRDDRVLLAVAKQLPNVINQCRSKDAAKMLWAYGSLGFLPSQCPDLYPSLTALLRERQSEFQRFPEHLLTGLLGLAFAGLFPEDLLSLALSEEFVDRACKYQELELNRDLFTLDGTVGLELPESTIPRLSLAVREEVTKQLWDFAQSEICQKLEVLEAESMLQKLLGGEMFVRKHMILPHLRSIDLEVHLDQNDQPVSVTSGSCQRELASQNWEQKPFGITITDDLLAQLTNTQKTQLEPFNKFLQQPVPQRVEPVRESLLSVGIDLTDDLLTLLTNSSKHSPHPKDSRPSVKRLAVQVTNRNHYCYRTKQLLGLHALKRRHLTLAGYRVVELPHWEWFPLLRRSQAEKLAYLHCKIFNYRDC; translated from the coding sequence TATCTGCTGCTGATGTCTGCGAATGTGCTACTTCATAACGTGGCAAAGCGACGTCTTTGTGCTCACGTACAGCGCCTTTCCTTTCTTAAAACCCAGCGTTTGTCATCACATGTGGACAATGGAGAGCAAAAGAGAGAAGAACGCGAAAGCTTGCTGTTGTGCAAACATTCATCGTATTACCAGACACGAACGTCACGTTCCTCTCATTTCAGCTACTTAAAAACTGGCAAAAAAATTCCCGGTAGTCTCCCCTCAATTCCTACTTTCTGCCAACAAGGTAACTCCTACAGTATCAGCTCCAGGAATACCTTGTTAAACATCAGTGGATCTGAATCCAATCAAGAAGCCCTTCCGAAACCAAACACAAACCCTAGTGTGAGCCCTGATCCACGCGCTTTTCAGAGATGCCGACTTGATTACAGCAACATGACCCATGACATCTCCCAGCGCTCATCTACTTCAGACCTCAACGAAGCCTTGGTAATTCTTAATAAAGTTACAATACTGAAAAACAACATGGGAGCTTCCGATATAACCAGCTTCTTGCACAAACTTAGCCAGATTCCCTTGAAAGACACTGCGGTAGTCAGAAGAGACCCACGATTCAGCATGCTCCTTCAGTACAGTGTGGCGATCATACACACCTTCACTCCGCAGCAGTTATTGGATATTCTGAAGGCCTTCGTGAACTTGGACTTGCCTCGTTCTCATAGCGTACTGGCGTCATACGAAGCCGAGTTCTGTGAGCAAGCGAGTGAAATGAATCTCCACCAGCTGCTGCTTGCCGCAGATTTGTGGCGCTGCCTTGTTCGAAATGTTCCTAAGTACCTCAAGAAGCTCTACGATAATGTAAGTCAAAACCTCAACCAGATGAGTCCTCCAGAGCTGGTTCAGCTGATCTACATTATTGGAGAGAGTCGGGGATGTCCTGAGACCCTCGTTAAATCGATCGAGTCATTACTTATGCGCCATTTAAATGAGTTGAAGCCTGAAGAACTGGGCGCTGTTTGTTTAGGCCTCTTTAAAGCACAAACCTCCCTTTCTGAAAGAGCAGTTCAGCGGCTTGTGGACAGGTCGCTTGTTGTAGTCAAGGATATGAGTGACTTTGGGATTGTTAATGTAATGAAGTATTTGCGATTTAGCTATTTGGACCATCTCCCATGGTTGGAGGCTATGGGTGTGGAGGTGCCACGACGGGCTCCACAAATGGAGGCTCAAGGCCTCATGCACATCATCTTGGGATTCTCCGCTCTACACTACCGGGATGATCGTGTTCTCTTGGCTGTGGCCAAACAATTACCTAATGTGATCAATCAATGCAGGAGTAAAGATGCTGCGAAGATGCTCTGGGCCTATGGATCTTTAGGATTTCTTCCCAGCCAGTGTCCGGACCTTTATCCGTCTCTCACTGCACTCTTACGAGAACGTCAGTCAGAGTTTCAGCGATTCCCTGAACATCTGCTCACAGGTCTGCTCGGACTTGCTTTTGCTGGTCTGTTCCCTGAAGACTTGCTCAGTCTGGCTTTGAGTGAAGAGTTTGTCGACAGGGCTTGTAAATACCAGGAGCTTGAGTTAAACAGAGACTTGTTTACTTTAGATGGAACTGTAGGACTGGAGTTACCAGAGTCAACAATCCCGAGGCTCAGTCTCGCCGTGAGGGAAGAAGTGACCAAACAGCTTTGGGATTTTGCTCAATCTGAGATCTGCCAGAAGCTTGAGGTTCTCGAAGCTGAATCGATGCTGCAGAAACTTCTGGGTGGAGAGATGTTTGTGCGCAAGCACATGATCCTCCCTCATTTGCGCTCTATTGACTTGGAGGTGCACTTAGATCAAAATGACCAACCAGTTTCAGTGACTTCTGGATCTTGCCAACGAGAGCTCGCCTCTCAAAACTGGGAGCAAAAACCCTTTGGAATAACCATAACTGATGACCTACTTGCTCAGCTAACTAATACTCAAAAGACTCAGTTGGAGCCATTCAACAAATTTCTCCAACAGCCTGTGCCACAGAGAGTCGAACCGGTCAGAGAAAGTCTTCTCAGTGTGGGCATTGACTTGACGGATGATCTTCTGACGTTGTTGACCAACTCTAGTAAACATTCCCCTCACCCCAAAGATTCTAGGCCGTCTGTTAAGAGACTTGCTGTTCAAGTGACAAATAGGAATCATTATTGCTACAGGACGAAGCAGCTGCTTGGATTGCATGCACTAAAGAGGAGGCATCTCACACTGGCCGGATACAGAGTTGTGGAGTTACCGCACTGGGAATGGTTTCCACTGCTGAGACGCTCACAGGCCGAGAAACTTGCCTATCTGCACTGCAAGATATTCAACTACAGAGACTGCtaa
- the fastkd5 gene encoding FAST kinase domain-containing protein 5, mitochondrial isoform X2 — MSANVLLHNVAKRRLCAHVQRLSFLKTQRLSSHVDNGEQKREERESLLLCKHSSYYQTRTSRSSHFSYLKTGKKIPGSLPSIPTFCQQGNSYSISSRNTLLNISGSESNQEALPKPNTNPSVSPDPRAFQRCRLDYSNMTHDISQRSSTSDLNEALVILNKVTILKNNMGASDITSFLHKLSQIPLKDTAVVRRDPRFSMLLQYSVAIIHTFTPQQLLDILKAFVNLDLPRSHSVLASYEAEFCEQASEMNLHQLLLAADLWRCLVRNVPKYLKKLYDNVSQNLNQMSPPELVQLIYIIGESRGCPETLVKSIESLLMRHLNELKPEELGAVCLGLFKAQTSLSERAVQRLVDRSLVVVKDMSDFGIVNVMKYLRFSYLDHLPWLEAMGVEVPRRAPQMEAQGLMHIILGFSALHYRDDRVLLAVAKQLPNVINQCRSKDAAKMLWAYGSLGFLPSQCPDLYPSLTALLRERQSEFQRFPEHLLTGLLGLAFAGLFPEDLLSLALSEEFVDRACKYQELELNRDLFTLDGTVGLELPESTIPRLSLAVREEVTKQLWDFAQSEICQKLEVLEAESMLQKLLGGEMFVRKHMILPHLRSIDLEVHLDQNDQPVSVTSGSCQRELASQNWEQKPFGITITDDLLAQLTNTQKTQLEPFNKFLQQPVPQRVEPVRESLLSVGIDLTDDLLTLLTNSSKHSPHPKDSRPSVKRLAVQVTNRNHYCYRTKQLLGLHALKRRHLTLAGYRVVELPHWEWFPLLRRSQAEKLAYLHCKIFNYRDC; from the coding sequence ATGTCTGCGAATGTGCTACTTCATAACGTGGCAAAGCGACGTCTTTGTGCTCACGTACAGCGCCTTTCCTTTCTTAAAACCCAGCGTTTGTCATCACATGTGGACAATGGAGAGCAAAAGAGAGAAGAACGCGAAAGCTTGCTGTTGTGCAAACATTCATCGTATTACCAGACACGAACGTCACGTTCCTCTCATTTCAGCTACTTAAAAACTGGCAAAAAAATTCCCGGTAGTCTCCCCTCAATTCCTACTTTCTGCCAACAAGGTAACTCCTACAGTATCAGCTCCAGGAATACCTTGTTAAACATCAGTGGATCTGAATCCAATCAAGAAGCCCTTCCGAAACCAAACACAAACCCTAGTGTGAGCCCTGATCCACGCGCTTTTCAGAGATGCCGACTTGATTACAGCAACATGACCCATGACATCTCCCAGCGCTCATCTACTTCAGACCTCAACGAAGCCTTGGTAATTCTTAATAAAGTTACAATACTGAAAAACAACATGGGAGCTTCCGATATAACCAGCTTCTTGCACAAACTTAGCCAGATTCCCTTGAAAGACACTGCGGTAGTCAGAAGAGACCCACGATTCAGCATGCTCCTTCAGTACAGTGTGGCGATCATACACACCTTCACTCCGCAGCAGTTATTGGATATTCTGAAGGCCTTCGTGAACTTGGACTTGCCTCGTTCTCATAGCGTACTGGCGTCATACGAAGCCGAGTTCTGTGAGCAAGCGAGTGAAATGAATCTCCACCAGCTGCTGCTTGCCGCAGATTTGTGGCGCTGCCTTGTTCGAAATGTTCCTAAGTACCTCAAGAAGCTCTACGATAATGTAAGTCAAAACCTCAACCAGATGAGTCCTCCAGAGCTGGTTCAGCTGATCTACATTATTGGAGAGAGTCGGGGATGTCCTGAGACCCTCGTTAAATCGATCGAGTCATTACTTATGCGCCATTTAAATGAGTTGAAGCCTGAAGAACTGGGCGCTGTTTGTTTAGGCCTCTTTAAAGCACAAACCTCCCTTTCTGAAAGAGCAGTTCAGCGGCTTGTGGACAGGTCGCTTGTTGTAGTCAAGGATATGAGTGACTTTGGGATTGTTAATGTAATGAAGTATTTGCGATTTAGCTATTTGGACCATCTCCCATGGTTGGAGGCTATGGGTGTGGAGGTGCCACGACGGGCTCCACAAATGGAGGCTCAAGGCCTCATGCACATCATCTTGGGATTCTCCGCTCTACACTACCGGGATGATCGTGTTCTCTTGGCTGTGGCCAAACAATTACCTAATGTGATCAATCAATGCAGGAGTAAAGATGCTGCGAAGATGCTCTGGGCCTATGGATCTTTAGGATTTCTTCCCAGCCAGTGTCCGGACCTTTATCCGTCTCTCACTGCACTCTTACGAGAACGTCAGTCAGAGTTTCAGCGATTCCCTGAACATCTGCTCACAGGTCTGCTCGGACTTGCTTTTGCTGGTCTGTTCCCTGAAGACTTGCTCAGTCTGGCTTTGAGTGAAGAGTTTGTCGACAGGGCTTGTAAATACCAGGAGCTTGAGTTAAACAGAGACTTGTTTACTTTAGATGGAACTGTAGGACTGGAGTTACCAGAGTCAACAATCCCGAGGCTCAGTCTCGCCGTGAGGGAAGAAGTGACCAAACAGCTTTGGGATTTTGCTCAATCTGAGATCTGCCAGAAGCTTGAGGTTCTCGAAGCTGAATCGATGCTGCAGAAACTTCTGGGTGGAGAGATGTTTGTGCGCAAGCACATGATCCTCCCTCATTTGCGCTCTATTGACTTGGAGGTGCACTTAGATCAAAATGACCAACCAGTTTCAGTGACTTCTGGATCTTGCCAACGAGAGCTCGCCTCTCAAAACTGGGAGCAAAAACCCTTTGGAATAACCATAACTGATGACCTACTTGCTCAGCTAACTAATACTCAAAAGACTCAGTTGGAGCCATTCAACAAATTTCTCCAACAGCCTGTGCCACAGAGAGTCGAACCGGTCAGAGAAAGTCTTCTCAGTGTGGGCATTGACTTGACGGATGATCTTCTGACGTTGTTGACCAACTCTAGTAAACATTCCCCTCACCCCAAAGATTCTAGGCCGTCTGTTAAGAGACTTGCTGTTCAAGTGACAAATAGGAATCATTATTGCTACAGGACGAAGCAGCTGCTTGGATTGCATGCACTAAAGAGGAGGCATCTCACACTGGCCGGATACAGAGTTGTGGAGTTACCGCACTGGGAATGGTTTCCACTGCTGAGACGCTCACAGGCCGAGAAACTTGCCTATCTGCACTGCAAGATATTCAACTACAGAGACTGCtaa